The genome window AAGGTGATCGGGAACGACCCCAAGACCGACATCGCCCTGATCAAGATCGAATCGCGGAAGAAGCTCCCGCACGTGGCCCTCGGGGATTCCGACGCGCTCGACGTGGGCGAATGGGTGGTCGCCATCGGCAACCCGTTCGGGCTCGGGCACACGGTCACCACCGGGATCGTGAGCGCCAAGGGGCGCATCATCGGGTCGGGCCCGTACGACGATTTCATCCAGACCGACGCGTCGATCAACCCCGGCAACTCCGGCGGCCCGCTGTTCAACCTGAAGGGCGAGGTGGTCGGCATCAACACCGCCATCATCCAGGGCGGCCAGGGGATCGGTTTCGCGACGCCGATCCAGCTCGCGAAGGCGGTCCTCGGGCAGCTGAAGGACAAGGGGAAGGTGACCCGCGGCTGGCTGGGCGTCTACATCCAGAGGATCTCCCCCGAGGTCGCGGAGAACCTGGGGCTCAAGGACCGGCGGGGCGCGCTCGTGTCCGACGTGACCGCCGACGGCCCGGCGGAAAAGGCGGGGATCCGGTCGGGCGACGTGATCCTCTCGTTCCACGGGAAGGACGTGAAGGACGAGCACGAGCTGCCGGCGCTCGTGGCGGCCACCCGGCCGGGCACGAAGGTGGATATCCGGATCGTGCGGGACGGGAAGGAGATGAACGTCCCGGTGACCATCTCCGAGATGGAAGGGGAGCCGGGGAAGCGGGCCGGCGGGGCCGACCTGTCGAAGGGGCTCGGGCTGACCGTGCAGGACATCACGCCGGAGATCGCCCAGCGGTTCGAGATCGAAAACGCCAAGGGCGTCATCGTGACGACGGTCGAGGGCGGAAGCCCGGCGGACGACGCGGGGTTCCAGGAAGGGGACATCGTCCGGCAGATCAACCGGCAGCCGGTGCGCAACACGGCGGAGTTCGGCAAGCTGATGAAGAAGCACAAGAGCGACAAGTCCGTCCTGTTCCTCGTGGAGCGCGGAGAAGGGCGGCTGTTCCTCGCGGTGAAGAACAAGTAACCGATGATATCGCTCGACAAGCTGACGGTGAAGTCGCAGGAGGCGCTCCAGGACGCCGTCCGGAGCGCCTCCGAGCGCGGCCACGCCCAGGTCGAGGCCGAGCACCTGTTCGCGGCGCTGCTGCGGCAGGACGGGGGCGTCGCGGGGGAGCTTCTCGCGCGCACCGGGGTACGGCCGGCGGGCCTCCTCGCCGAGGCGGAAACGCTCCTCTCCCGGATGCCGAAGGTCGGCGGCGCCGTCTCCCGCGGGCTGTCGCCGCGGCTCGAGCCGCTCTTCCGGCGGGCCCTCTCCGAGGCGGACGCGTTCCGGGACGAATACGTCTCGGCGGAGCATTTCCTCCTGGCCTTCTGCTCGGACGACGGGGGCGCCGTCGCAAGCCTGCTGCGGAAGGCCGGCGTGACGCGGGAGGCGCTCCTCTCCGCGCTGACCGCCATCCGGGGAAGCCAGCGGGTGACGGACGAGAACCCGGAGGCGAAGTACCAGGCGCTCGACAAGTATTGCCGGGACCTGACGGAGGCGGCCCGGCGCGACAAGCTCGACCCGGTCATCGGGCGCGACGACGAGATCCGCCGCGTGATCCAGGTCCTCTCCCGGAGAACCAAGAACAACCCGGTCCTGATCGGCGAGCCGGGGGTCGGGAAGACCGCCATCGCCGAGGGGCTGGCCCAGCGCGTGGCGGATGGGGATGTTCCCGAGGGGCTGAAGGACAAGAAGGTCCTCGCGCTCGACATGGGCGCGCTCATCGCCGGCGCCAAGTACCGCGGGGAGTTCGAGGACCGGCTGAAGGCGGTGTTGAAGGAGATCGGCGCCGCCGAGGGGAAGATCATCCTGTTCATCGACGAGCTCCACACGCTGGTGGGCGCGGGCAAGGCGGAGGGGTCGATGGACGCCTCCAACATGCTGAAGCCCGCCCTGGCGCGGGGGGAGCTTCGGTGCGTCGGCGCCACCACGATCGACGAATACCGCAAATACGTGGAGAAGGATGCCGCGCTGGAGCGACGCTTCCAGCCGGTCCCGGTCGGGGAGCCGTCGGTGGAGGACACGATCGCCATCCTGCGGGGCCTGAAAGGGCGGTACGAGGTCCACCACGGGGTGCGGATCAAGGACGCGGCGCTGATCGCCGCCGCCACCCTGTCCCACCGGTACATCTCCGACCGCTTCCTCCCCGACAAGGCGATCGACCTGGTCGACGAGGCGGCGTCGCGCCTGAAGATCGAGATCGACTCCGTGCCGCAGGAGATCGACGAAGTGCAGCGGCGGAAGACCCAAGCGGAGATCGAGCGGCAGGCGCTGTCGAAGGAGACCGACGCGGCGTCGCGCGAGCGGCTCGGGGCGATCGAGGCGGAGCTTCGCGGGCTTTCCGCCGAAATCGCCGGTCTGCGCGGGCGGTGGGAGGCCGAGAAGAGGGAGATCGCCGGCAACCGCGCCGTCAAGGAGCGGATCGAGCGGGCCCAGGCCGATATGCAGCGAGCGGAGCGGGAGGGGAACCTGGAGAAGGCGTCGCAGCTGAAATACGGCGTTCTTCCCGCGCTGGCGAAGCAGGCGGAGGCGGCGGCCGCGCCGGGAGCGGACGCGCGGGGACGGCTCCTGAAGGAGGAGGTCGACGAGGAGGACGTGGCGCGGATCGTGTCCCGCTGGACCGGGATCCCGGTGTCGCGGATGGTCGAGGGGGAGGTCGGCAAGCTCCTGTCGATGGAGGAGCGGCTGTCGTCGCGCGTGGTCGGCCAGGACGACGCGGTCGCGCTGGTGTCCGCCGCGGTTCGCCGGGCGAAATCGGGCCTGAAGGACCCCCGCCGCCCCATCGGTTCGTTCCTGTTCCTCGGTCCCACGGGCGTCGGGAAGACGGAGCTGGCGAAGGCGCTCGCGGAGTTCCTCTTCGACGACGAGGCGGCGATGGTGCGCCTCGACATGTCCGAGTACATGGAGAAGCATTCGGTCGCGCGGATGATCGGGGCTCCGCCGGGGTACGTGGGGTACGAGGAGGGCGGCGCGCTCACCGAGGCGGTCCGCCGGAAACCGTACACGGTGATCCTGTTCGACGAGATCGAGAAGGCGCATCCCGACGTCTTCAACGTCCTCCTGCAGGTGCTCGAGGACGGGCGCCTGACCGACGGCCAGGGGCGGACGGTCGATTTCCGCAACGCCGTGGTCATCCTCACGTCGAACGTCGGGTCCCGGTGGATCCGGGAGATGGCCGGGAAGGGGGAGGAGGCGATCCGCTCCCGCGTGATGGAGGAGCTGCGCGACGTCTTCCGCCCCGAGTTCCTGAACCGCCTGGACGAGATCATCCTGTTCCACTCCCTCGGGAGGGAGGCGCTGTCCCGCATCGTCGACATCATGGCCGGGGAGTTGAACACCCGTCTCGCCGACCGGAAGATCGCGATCTCGCTCACCCCCGCGGCGAAGGAGCGCCTCGCGGGAATCGGGTACGACCCCGCGTTCGGCGCGCGGCCGCTGCGCCGGGCAATCCAGAAGGAAGTCCAGGATCCGCTCGCGGTGAAGCTGCTCCGGGGGGAGTTCCGGGACGGGGACAAGGTGACCGTCGACATCGGTTCCCCCTCCGGGTTCGCCTTCCGCAAGGAGAGCTGACCGCACCTCACCGAAATGCCGTTTCCTTGTTTTTTCGCCGCCTTATCTTGCCCTTGACAGGAATGCCGAATCAATATAAGTTGGAATGAAAACAACGTTTGAAAAGGTTTCCCTTGGGTACTTCCTCCACCGTTTCCTTCCTCGCTCCCGCGAAATTGAATCTGACCCTGCAGGTTTTCGGTAAACGCCCCGACGGATATCACGAGATTCGTTCCTGCATGGTCCCGGTGTCGCTGTACGACGAGGTGATCGTCGAGGAGGCCGACGAAGGGATCCGGGTCGAGTGCGACGCCCCCGGCGTGCCGGTCGATGGCAGGAACAGCTGCCACCGGGCCGCCTCCCTTTTCATGGAGTGGGCGGGAACACCCCGGGGGGTCCGGATCCGGCTGGTGAAGACGATTCCCCACGAGGCGGGGCTCGGCGGCGGGAGCTCGGACGCCGCGGCGACCCTGAAAGGGATGATCGCGCTGACCGGGAAACGCCCTCCCCCGGAAACGCTCCTCTCCATGGCGGCGCGGATCGGCGCGGACGTGCCGTTCTTCACGACGGGCGCGGCGGCCGTCGTCTCCGGATTCGGGGACCGCGTCTGCCCGATCCCGTGGAGCGTGCCGTTCCACGCCGTGATCGTCAAGCCCGCCTTCGGACTTTCGACGAAGGAGGGGTACGCGCGGCTCGGCCGGGGTCCCGGGGGAGCTCCCCCGGCGGGCGGGATCCCGTCGTTCCGCGATCTTTCGGAGGTCGCGGCGGCGGTCCGGAACGATTTCGAGGGGGCGTGGGACCCGGTGCGGCCGGAGATCCGCGGCATCCGGGAGGAGCTGCTTTCGGCCGGCGCGGCCGCGGCGGGGATGACGGGGAGCGGATCGGCGATGTTCGGCCTCTTCGGGACGGAAGGAGCGGCCCGGAAGGCCCGGGAGAAGTTGCCGCCGGACGGCGGCGGGGGAGAGGGGCGACGGGTCTTCGTCGCGAGGATCATTTCATGACGGGAGAGAGGAGGCCGTGATGCGGATCACCGAGGTGAAGGTTTTCCCCGTGTCGGACAACGAGAAGCTGAAGGGGTACGGGACGATCATCTTCGACGACTGCTTCGTCGTGCGCGACCTGAAGGTCATCCAGGGGAACAGCGGCCTGTTCATCGCGATGCCGAGCAAGAAGACGCGGGACGGCTCGTACCGGGACACGGCCCACCCGTTGAACAACGAGACCCGCCGGATGATCGAGGACGCGGTGATCGGGGAGTACGAGCGGGAAACGGGCGTCGGGGCCCCGCTTGACGGTGTGGCGGCCGCCCGTTAGTATTCGGGTGTGCTGGGAGGTCGTCCAATGGCAGGACAGGGGCCTTTGGAGCCCCCGATGAAGGTTCGAGCCCTTCCCTCCCAGCCACACCCGCAATTCTAAGTACTTGCCAACGGATCCTTCCCGGTATAATAATTAACCCTTTCGGGTTTCCTGAAAATCGGCTGCAGGGCATCCTCCCACAGGGGAACGGCGTGACGCGACTGAAGATATTCACCGGGAACGCGAACCCGGATCTCGCGAAGGAGATCTGCGCGTACCTCTGCATCCCGCTCGGCTCCGCGGTGGTCAAGCGGTTCAGCGACGGCGAGGTCAACGTGGAGATCCGGGACAACGTGCGCGGCGTGGACGTGTTCATCATCCAGCCGACCTCCCCCCCGGTGAACGACCACCTGATGGAGCTGCTGATCCTGATGGACGGCCTGAAGCGCGCCTCGGCCAAGCGGGTGACCGCGGTCCTCCCGTACTACGGATATGCCCGGCAGGACCGGAAGGTCCTCCCCAGGGCCCCGATCACCGCGAAGCTGGTCGCCGACCTCCTCACCGCGGCGGGGGTCTCCCGGGTGCTGACGATGGACCTCCACGCGGGGCAGATCCAGGGGTTCTTCAACATCCCGGTGGACCACCTGTACTCCGCGCCGGTCATGCTCGACCACATCAAGGCGAACTACGGCGACGACATCGTCGTCGTGTCCCCCGACGCCGGCGGCGTGGAGCGCGCCCGGGCGTTCGCCAAGAGGCTCCACGCGTCGCTCGCGATCATCGACAAGCGCCGCCTCGCCCCGAACGTGGCGGAGGTGATGAACATCATCGGCGAGGTCGAGGGGAAGACGGCAATCCTGCTCGACGACATGGTCGACACCGCGGGGACGCTGGTCCAGTCCGCCGACGCCCTCCGCGCCAAGGGGGCAAGGCGCATCTACGCGTGCGCGACCCACGCGGTGCTCTCGGGTCCGGCGATCGAGCGGCTGGAGAAGTCGCAGATCGAGGAAC of Deltaproteobacteria bacterium contains these proteins:
- a CDS encoding DegQ family serine endoprotease encodes the protein MALVLAAVAAGIVLSAGLNLSPISHALWGDKEKPAVLPAAAGLRMVPVDIPTLFKEVSPAVVNISTTQVVKLDRPRRRTPFGQQDPFEEFFNNFFGRMPKEQKRRSLGSGFIVSEDGYILTNNHVVEKADEVTVTLLDKEEFKAKVIGNDPKTDIALIKIESRKKLPHVALGDSDALDVGEWVVAIGNPFGLGHTVTTGIVSAKGRIIGSGPYDDFIQTDASINPGNSGGPLFNLKGEVVGINTAIIQGGQGIGFATPIQLAKAVLGQLKDKGKVTRGWLGVYIQRISPEVAENLGLKDRRGALVSDVTADGPAEKAGIRSGDVILSFHGKDVKDEHELPALVAATRPGTKVDIRIVRDGKEMNVPVTISEMEGEPGKRAGGADLSKGLGLTVQDITPEIAQRFEIENAKGVIVTTVEGGSPADDAGFQEGDIVRQINRQPVRNTAEFGKLMKKHKSDKSVLFLVERGEGRLFLAVKNK
- the clpB gene encoding ATP-dependent chaperone ClpB; this encodes MISLDKLTVKSQEALQDAVRSASERGHAQVEAEHLFAALLRQDGGVAGELLARTGVRPAGLLAEAETLLSRMPKVGGAVSRGLSPRLEPLFRRALSEADAFRDEYVSAEHFLLAFCSDDGGAVASLLRKAGVTREALLSALTAIRGSQRVTDENPEAKYQALDKYCRDLTEAARRDKLDPVIGRDDEIRRVIQVLSRRTKNNPVLIGEPGVGKTAIAEGLAQRVADGDVPEGLKDKKVLALDMGALIAGAKYRGEFEDRLKAVLKEIGAAEGKIILFIDELHTLVGAGKAEGSMDASNMLKPALARGELRCVGATTIDEYRKYVEKDAALERRFQPVPVGEPSVEDTIAILRGLKGRYEVHHGVRIKDAALIAAATLSHRYISDRFLPDKAIDLVDEAASRLKIEIDSVPQEIDEVQRRKTQAEIERQALSKETDAASRERLGAIEAELRGLSAEIAGLRGRWEAEKREIAGNRAVKERIERAQADMQRAEREGNLEKASQLKYGVLPALAKQAEAAAAPGADARGRLLKEEVDEEDVARIVSRWTGIPVSRMVEGEVGKLLSMEERLSSRVVGQDDAVALVSAAVRRAKSGLKDPRRPIGSFLFLGPTGVGKTELAKALAEFLFDDEAAMVRLDMSEYMEKHSVARMIGAPPGYVGYEEGGALTEAVRRKPYTVILFDEIEKAHPDVFNVLLQVLEDGRLTDGQGRTVDFRNAVVILTSNVGSRWIREMAGKGEEAIRSRVMEELRDVFRPEFLNRLDEIILFHSLGREALSRIVDIMAGELNTRLADRKIAISLTPAAKERLAGIGYDPAFGARPLRRAIQKEVQDPLAVKLLRGEFRDGDKVTVDIGSPSGFAFRKES
- the ispE gene encoding 4-(cytidine 5'-diphospho)-2-C-methyl-D-erythritol kinase — its product is MNLTLQVFGKRPDGYHEIRSCMVPVSLYDEVIVEEADEGIRVECDAPGVPVDGRNSCHRAASLFMEWAGTPRGVRIRLVKTIPHEAGLGGGSSDAAATLKGMIALTGKRPPPETLLSMAARIGADVPFFTTGAAAVVSGFGDRVCPIPWSVPFHAVIVKPAFGLSTKEGYARLGRGPGGAPPAGGIPSFRDLSEVAAAVRNDFEGAWDPVRPEIRGIREELLSAGAAAAGMTGSGSAMFGLFGTEGAARKAREKLPPDGGGGEGRRVFVARIIS
- the spoVG gene encoding septation regulator SpoVG translates to MRITEVKVFPVSDNEKLKGYGTIIFDDCFVVRDLKVIQGNSGLFIAMPSKKTRDGSYRDTAHPLNNETRRMIEDAVIGEYERETGVGAPLDGVAAAR
- a CDS encoding ribose-phosphate pyrophosphokinase, which produces MTRLKIFTGNANPDLAKEICAYLCIPLGSAVVKRFSDGEVNVEIRDNVRGVDVFIIQPTSPPVNDHLMELLILMDGLKRASAKRVTAVLPYYGYARQDRKVLPRAPITAKLVADLLTAAGVSRVLTMDLHAGQIQGFFNIPVDHLYSAPVMLDHIKANYGDDIVVVSPDAGGVERARAFAKRLHASLAIIDKRRLAPNVAEVMNIIGEVEGKTAILLDDMVDTAGTLVQSADALRAKGARRIYACATHAVLSGPAIERLEKSQIEELVVTNTVPLGPKAACKKLRVLTVAPLLGEAIKRIHFQDSVSSLFV